In one Saccharibacillus brassicae genomic region, the following are encoded:
- a CDS encoding ABC transporter ATP-binding protein has translation MILFEEVSKVYGDGRKAAAELSFEVQKGEFFVLIGPSGCGKTTVLKMINRLIEASEGRIAIDGRSMDDYKLNELRWNIGYVLQQIALFPHMTVAENVAIVPELMKKPKAEIDKTIDRLLHMVGLDPAVYRGKRPSELSGGQQQRVGVVRALAADPDILLMDEPFSALDPVTREKLQNDLLELQRTIRKTIVFVTHDMREALKLGDRICVMNGGQIVQIGTPDDILHVPANDFVREFLGDAAVGGSGYGPDVPLTAEDLIEPMTPDQQLATNGAVTIGADTRLGELLWHLAAEERLIVRRGDVVIGLLERERTLKRIAREIEEGGGAE, from the coding sequence ATGATCCTATTTGAAGAAGTGAGCAAGGTTTATGGCGACGGACGCAAAGCGGCCGCCGAATTATCTTTTGAAGTGCAAAAAGGCGAATTTTTCGTCCTGATCGGTCCCAGCGGCTGCGGCAAAACGACGGTGCTCAAGATGATCAACCGGCTGATCGAAGCGAGCGAAGGACGCATCGCGATCGACGGACGTTCGATGGACGATTACAAGCTGAACGAACTGCGTTGGAACATCGGTTACGTGCTGCAGCAGATCGCGCTTTTCCCGCATATGACCGTCGCGGAAAACGTGGCGATCGTGCCTGAACTAATGAAGAAACCGAAAGCGGAAATCGACAAGACGATCGATCGGCTGCTGCATATGGTCGGCCTCGATCCGGCCGTCTACCGCGGCAAGCGCCCGTCCGAACTGTCCGGCGGCCAGCAGCAGCGGGTCGGCGTCGTGCGCGCGCTTGCGGCCGATCCCGACATTCTGCTGATGGACGAGCCGTTCAGCGCGCTCGATCCGGTCACGCGGGAGAAACTGCAGAACGACCTGCTGGAACTCCAGCGCACGATCCGCAAGACGATCGTCTTCGTCACGCACGACATGCGCGAAGCGCTCAAGCTGGGTGACCGCATCTGCGTGATGAACGGAGGCCAAATCGTACAGATCGGTACGCCCGACGATATTCTGCATGTGCCCGCGAACGATTTCGTCCGCGAATTTCTGGGCGACGCGGCGGTCGGCGGGTCGGGATACGGCCCGGACGTGCCGCTGACCGCCGAAGACCTGATCGAGCCGATGACGCCCGATCAGCAGTTGGCGACGAACGGCGCGGTCACGATCGGCGCCGATACCCGGCTCGGCGAGCTGCTCTGGCATCTCGCGGCGGAAGAGCGGCTGATCGTGCGCCGGGGCGACGTCGTGATCGGACTGCTCGAACGCGAACGGACGCTCAAGCGGATCGCCCGTGAGATCGAGGAAGGGGGCGGCGCCGAATGA
- a CDS encoding STM3941 family protein gives MNEMMGSLSETPLHFYHKRGKALQIALFGLLFVVAGMYLTVLGFGEGEDASLFGGVMGLLSLLMGAAGLGFGVRRAFRLSPVLTLDENGLHDRVAAASAGFVAWSDISRIEPYALMGQPYIGIDLYDAREFSAQRSGFMRGLMRANRGLVSMPVNIPMQGFGRESATILAEIEAHWMRYGQTGR, from the coding sequence ATGAACGAAATGATGGGAAGTCTGTCCGAAACGCCGCTGCATTTTTATCACAAACGGGGCAAAGCGCTGCAAATCGCGCTGTTCGGTCTGCTGTTCGTGGTGGCCGGGATGTACCTGACGGTGCTCGGTTTCGGGGAAGGGGAAGACGCGTCCCTGTTCGGCGGCGTGATGGGATTGCTGTCGCTGCTGATGGGCGCAGCCGGATTGGGCTTCGGCGTGAGACGTGCGTTCCGGCTGTCTCCGGTGCTGACGCTGGACGAGAACGGCCTGCACGACCGGGTAGCGGCGGCCAGCGCGGGCTTCGTCGCCTGGAGCGACATCAGCCGAATCGAGCCGTACGCGCTGATGGGCCAGCCGTACATCGGGATCGACCTGTACGATGCCCGCGAATTTTCGGCGCAGCGCAGCGGCTTCATGCGCGGCCTGATGCGAGCCAACCGCGGCCTCGTCTCGATGCCGGTCAACATCCCGATGCAGGGCTTCGGCCGCGAATCCGCCACGATCCTGGCCGAGATCGAAGCGCACTGGATGCGGTACGGACAGACGGGGCGGTAG
- a CDS encoding ABC transporter permease/substrate-binding protein, with product MNTFFDVFAQRQEQLWTTLGEHITLSFISLLIAALISVPLGLMLARRPRGAEGIIGVTAVLQTIPSLALLGLMIPLLGIGRVPAVVALVIYALLPILRNTYTGVRGVDPSLLEAADAMGMNRRRRLVKVELPLAMPVIMAGIRTATVLIIGTATLAALIGGGGLGELILLGIDRNDTNLILLGAIPAALLAIVFDLALRFLQKLSLKRSLAALGGFAFVIAAFLIIPLVGQSNKADLVIAGKLGAEPEILINMYKELIEQDTDLDVELKPGLGKTSFVFAALQSGDVDVYPEFTGTAISEFMKTTAVSTDAAEVYAQARDGMKSQFNMAMLEPMAYNNTYALAMSKKLADQYEVKSISDLKPLENNLEAGFTLEFSDREDGYLGIQKLYGIDFHTVFTMEPKLRYQAIESGDIDLLDAYSTDSELAEYDLTVLEDDKGLFPPYQGAPLMLQSTLDEHPELADALNVLAGQITDDEMRKMNYAVNAEGRSAEEVAREFLTGKGLLK from the coding sequence ATGAATACGTTCTTCGACGTGTTTGCCCAGCGGCAGGAGCAGCTCTGGACGACGCTTGGCGAGCATATTACGCTGTCGTTCATCTCGCTGCTCATCGCCGCGCTGATCTCCGTTCCGCTCGGCCTGATGCTCGCCAGACGACCGCGCGGCGCGGAAGGCATCATCGGCGTAACCGCCGTCTTGCAGACGATTCCGTCGCTTGCGCTGCTCGGCTTGATGATCCCGCTGCTCGGCATCGGCCGCGTGCCGGCCGTCGTCGCGCTCGTCATCTACGCGCTGCTGCCGATTCTGCGCAATACGTATACCGGCGTACGCGGCGTCGATCCTTCGCTGCTCGAAGCGGCCGACGCGATGGGCATGAATCGCCGGCGCCGCCTGGTCAAGGTCGAGCTGCCGCTCGCGATGCCCGTCATCATGGCCGGTATCCGCACGGCGACCGTGCTGATCATCGGCACGGCAACGCTTGCCGCCCTGATCGGCGGCGGCGGTCTCGGCGAGCTGATCCTGCTCGGGATCGACCGCAACGACACGAACCTGATTCTGCTCGGCGCGATTCCCGCCGCTTTGCTTGCGATCGTGTTCGATCTGGCGCTGCGCTTCCTGCAGAAGCTGTCGCTGAAGCGTTCGCTCGCGGCGCTGGGCGGGTTCGCGTTCGTAATCGCCGCTTTCCTGATCATCCCGCTCGTCGGCCAGTCCAATAAAGCCGATCTGGTCATCGCCGGCAAGCTCGGCGCGGAACCGGAAATCCTGATCAATATGTACAAGGAATTGATCGAACAGGATACCGACCTGGACGTGGAATTGAAGCCGGGCCTCGGCAAGACGTCGTTCGTCTTCGCGGCGCTGCAGAGCGGCGACGTCGACGTGTACCCGGAGTTCACCGGCACGGCGATCAGCGAATTCATGAAGACGACGGCCGTCAGCACCGACGCCGCCGAAGTGTACGCCCAAGCGCGGGACGGCATGAAGAGCCAGTTCAATATGGCCATGCTCGAACCGATGGCGTACAACAACACGTACGCGCTGGCCATGTCGAAAAAGCTGGCCGACCAATACGAAGTGAAGTCGATCTCCGACCTCAAGCCGCTGGAGAACAATCTGGAAGCCGGCTTCACGCTGGAATTTTCCGATCGCGAAGACGGCTATCTGGGCATTCAGAAATTGTACGGCATCGACTTCCATACCGTGTTCACGATGGAACCGAAGCTGCGCTACCAGGCGATCGAGAGCGGCGATATCGACCTGCTCGACGCGTATTCGACCGACAGCGAACTGGCCGAATACGACCTGACCGTGCTCGAAGACGACAAAGGCTTGTTCCCGCCGTATCAGGGCGCGCCGCTCATGCTTCAGAGCACGCTCGACGAGCATCCGGAACTGGCCGACGCGCTGAACGTTCTGGCCGGGCAGATCACGGACGACGAGATGCGCAAGATGAACTACGCGGTCAACGCGGAAGGACGTTCGGCGGAAGAAGTAGCCCGCGAATTCCTGACCGGCAAAGGACTGCTGAAATAA
- a CDS encoding sugar ABC transporter substrate-binding protein, translating to MPAAADGDPGAVRTEPDAVSGEKRLTIGFAMDTLLEERWKKDRDLFVAAAAKLGADVKVKSAAGDDARQVAQAEAMISEGVDVLVVVPHNAESTAAIVSKAHKAGIKVLSYDRLITNADVDLYVSFDNVEVGRLQAQALVKLVPKGNYVYIGGADTDNNAHQFKDGAFEVLQPLISRGDIRVVYDQWSKDWKPMQALDNMREALRANGADGIDAVIVANDATAGGALQALEEYGLAGRIPVAGQDADVAAMRRIAAGTQTMTVYKPIGRLAEDTARLAVALANGDPAGATRRVNNGKIEVPSILLSPIAVDASNLDETVIADGFHSREDVYGAAGGE from the coding sequence GTGCCGGCCGCCGCGGACGGCGACCCGGGGGCGGTCCGGACCGAACCGGACGCCGTAAGCGGCGAGAAGCGCCTCACGATCGGCTTCGCGATGGATACGCTGCTCGAAGAGCGTTGGAAAAAAGATCGCGACCTGTTCGTCGCGGCGGCCGCCAAGCTCGGAGCCGACGTCAAGGTGAAGTCGGCGGCCGGCGACGACGCGAGGCAGGTCGCCCAGGCCGAAGCGATGATCAGCGAAGGCGTCGACGTACTGGTCGTCGTCCCGCACAACGCCGAATCGACCGCCGCCATTGTGAGCAAAGCGCACAAAGCGGGCATCAAAGTGCTGTCCTACGACCGTCTGATCACGAACGCGGACGTCGATCTGTACGTCTCGTTCGACAATGTCGAAGTCGGACGGCTTCAGGCGCAGGCACTCGTCAAGCTTGTGCCCAAAGGCAATTACGTCTATATCGGCGGCGCCGATACCGACAACAATGCGCATCAGTTCAAAGACGGCGCGTTCGAAGTGCTGCAGCCGTTGATCAGCCGCGGCGATATCCGCGTCGTCTACGACCAATGGTCGAAAGACTGGAAGCCGATGCAGGCGCTGGACAATATGCGCGAAGCGCTTCGCGCCAACGGCGCGGACGGCATCGACGCCGTCATCGTCGCCAACGACGCGACGGCCGGCGGCGCCCTGCAGGCGCTTGAGGAATACGGCCTGGCGGGCCGTATTCCGGTCGCGGGCCAGGACGCCGACGTCGCGGCGATGCGCCGCATCGCGGCCGGTACGCAGACGATGACCGTCTACAAGCCGATCGGCCGCCTCGCGGAAGATACGGCGCGGCTGGCCGTCGCGCTCGCGAACGGCGATCCGGCCGGCGCGACCCGCCGCGTCAACAACGGCAAGATCGAAGTGCCGTCGATCCTGCTGTCGCCGATCGCGGTCGACGCCTCCAACCTGGACGAGACGGTGATCGCGGACGGTTTTCATTCGCGGGAAGACGTGTACGGCGCGGCCGGCGGCGAATGA
- a CDS encoding alkaline phosphatase: MAGALSAAMLMGTGAQAATAAEQPEIQAQNVIILIPDGMGMDGTTLARWYNGGKPLAMDEMASGLVRTYSADAAIADSAPAGTAFATGYKSHTGYVGVLPDKNTMPGLAPIASGDEKKPVANVLEAARLAGKSTGIIATSEIMHATPAAFSAHYPDRGNYDALSKQQVYAGIDVVLGGGAKYFTPAGRKDGENLQNVIRDRGYALVNDTASLKAADSDKLWGMFADAAMSYDMDRDPVKQPSLAEMTEKAIDVLDRNEDGFFLMVEGSKVDWAAHANDPIGIISDVNAFDKAVGEALEFAKEDGNTMVLAVTDHANGGISIGDRATTGTYDKEPLSTFTAPLLKAKLTGEGVEAKLASPRTNSNIKQVVGQYYGITDLTNKEIETIRRAEAGRLNSVIGPMISERAHIGWTSGGHTGGDVALYSYAPEGRKLHGVLENTDIARAMESALGLDLAAVSKRLFVPAADAFKAKGAQWKLDESNKANPVLVVTKGSDTLRLPVFKSVADLNGKSVQLEGNVVSNGVQVFVPQDAVDLLP, encoded by the coding sequence ATGGCAGGGGCGCTTTCGGCGGCCATGCTGATGGGAACGGGAGCGCAGGCGGCGACAGCCGCCGAACAACCGGAGATTCAGGCGCAGAACGTGATCATCCTGATTCCGGACGGCATGGGCATGGACGGCACGACGCTCGCGCGCTGGTACAACGGCGGCAAGCCGCTGGCGATGGACGAGATGGCCAGCGGCCTCGTGCGTACCTACTCCGCCGACGCCGCGATCGCGGATTCGGCTCCGGCCGGAACGGCTTTTGCGACCGGCTACAAATCGCATACCGGTTACGTCGGCGTGCTGCCGGACAAGAACACGATGCCGGGCCTCGCTCCGATCGCAAGCGGCGACGAGAAGAAGCCGGTCGCGAACGTGCTGGAAGCGGCGCGCCTGGCCGGCAAATCGACAGGCATCATCGCCACGTCCGAGATCATGCACGCGACGCCGGCCGCTTTTAGCGCGCACTATCCGGACCGCGGCAACTATGACGCCCTGAGCAAGCAGCAGGTCTATGCGGGCATCGACGTGGTGCTGGGCGGCGGCGCCAAATACTTCACGCCGGCCGGCCGCAAAGACGGGGAAAATCTGCAAAACGTGATCCGCGACAGAGGCTATGCTCTGGTCAACGATACGGCAAGCCTGAAAGCGGCCGATTCCGACAAGCTGTGGGGCATGTTCGCCGATGCCGCGATGAGCTACGACATGGACCGCGACCCGGTCAAACAGCCGAGCCTTGCAGAGATGACGGAAAAAGCGATCGACGTGCTGGACCGCAACGAAGACGGATTTTTCCTGATGGTCGAAGGCAGCAAAGTCGATTGGGCGGCGCATGCCAACGATCCGATCGGCATCATCAGCGACGTGAACGCGTTCGACAAAGCGGTCGGCGAAGCGCTCGAATTCGCCAAAGAAGACGGCAACACGATGGTGCTTGCGGTAACGGACCACGCGAACGGCGGCATTTCGATCGGTGACCGCGCCACGACGGGCACGTACGACAAGGAACCGCTGTCCACGTTCACCGCTCCGCTGCTCAAAGCGAAGCTGACCGGCGAAGGCGTCGAAGCGAAGCTTGCGAGCCCGCGTACCAACAGCAACATCAAGCAGGTCGTCGGCCAGTATTACGGCATCACGGATCTGACGAACAAAGAAATCGAGACGATCCGCCGGGCGGAAGCCGGTCGTCTGAACTCCGTGATCGGACCGATGATCAGCGAACGCGCGCATATCGGCTGGACGTCGGGCGGCCATACGGGCGGCGACGTCGCGTTGTACTCGTATGCGCCGGAAGGACGGAAGCTGCACGGCGTTTTGGAAAACACGGACATCGCGCGCGCGATGGAATCGGCGCTCGGCCTCGACCTGGCTGCGGTATCGAAGCGCCTGTTCGTGCCGGCCGCAGACGCGTTCAAAGCCAAAGGCGCGCAGTGGAAGCTGGACGAGAGCAACAAAGCCAATCCGGTTCTGGTCGTGACCAAAGGTAGCGATACGCTGCGCCTGCCGGTATTCAAAAGCGTAGCCGACCTGAACGGCAAAAGCGTCCAGCTCGAAGGCAACGTCGTCAGCAACGGCGTGCAGGTATTCGTGCCGCAGGATGCGGTCGACCTGCTTCCTTAA
- a CDS encoding sensor histidine kinase: protein MIGIQRKIWTLTALVMFIMASIWIMLTYYNQKTQDQYNDILQRYLYMNEVTTTSSQTVNSLNIYLLTPTEGNLSSLRRSEQQLKQARSSVGRLRNGENDFALTSYMNLIDSLVETTDRSVMFKSERENEESTRAFAEATRISRYISEMTLQLIDIELNTYDRFYRSIIEQAEELKKLGIWILLAITFGLLLFTYWFSLSITRPVQQLTKAAQELAKGRFERQITVTSRDEIYFLATTFERMRVNINNLILEIREKARLESELQQSRLLLQESQLRSLQSQINPHFLFNILDTLSKKAFLEGAEETSDLLVSVAGLLRYNLKRLDRAVTLYDEVRVMRQYMEIQSARFTERLTLVTEIDESCLSVQMPGLTLQPIVENAVIHAIEPSESGGTITVTIAAEGDVVTVEIADDGPGMSEDKIRGILEEREMQPEGHSTGIGFGNVVRRLRLFYGVTDVIEIRSGEDGGVRVKLKLPKIRRSDTYDKIADRG from the coding sequence ATGATCGGCATTCAACGCAAAATCTGGACGCTGACCGCCCTCGTCATGTTTATTATGGCTTCGATCTGGATCATGCTGACGTACTACAACCAGAAGACGCAGGATCAATACAACGATATTTTGCAGCGCTATCTGTACATGAACGAAGTGACGACGACGAGCAGCCAGACGGTCAATTCGCTCAATATTTACCTGCTGACGCCGACCGAAGGCAATCTCAGCAGCCTGCGCCGCAGCGAGCAGCAGCTGAAGCAGGCGCGCAGTTCCGTCGGGCGGCTGCGCAACGGGGAGAACGATTTTGCACTCACCAGTTACATGAACCTGATCGACAGCCTGGTCGAGACGACGGACCGTTCGGTCATGTTCAAGTCGGAACGCGAAAACGAGGAGTCGACGCGGGCGTTCGCGGAAGCGACGCGTATCTCCCGCTACATCTCCGAGATGACGCTGCAGCTGATCGATATCGAGCTGAACACGTACGACCGCTTTTACCGCAGCATTATCGAACAGGCCGAAGAACTCAAGAAGCTCGGCATCTGGATTCTGCTCGCGATCACGTTCGGGCTGCTGCTGTTCACGTACTGGTTCTCGCTCAGCATCACGAGGCCGGTCCAGCAGCTCACCAAAGCGGCGCAGGAGCTGGCCAAAGGGCGGTTCGAGCGGCAGATTACGGTCACTTCGCGGGACGAGATTTATTTTCTGGCGACGACGTTCGAACGGATGCGGGTCAATATCAACAACCTGATCCTCGAGATCCGGGAAAAAGCGCGGCTCGAAAGCGAACTTCAGCAGAGCCGCCTGCTGCTGCAGGAGAGTCAGCTGCGCAGTCTGCAGAGCCAGATCAATCCGCATTTTCTGTTCAATATCCTCGATACGCTGTCCAAAAAAGCTTTTCTGGAAGGGGCCGAGGAGACGAGCGACCTGCTGGTGAGCGTGGCCGGGCTGCTGCGCTACAACCTCAAGCGGCTCGACCGGGCGGTGACGCTGTACGACGAAGTGCGCGTCATGCGCCAGTACATGGAGATCCAGTCGGCGCGCTTCACGGAGCGGCTGACGCTCGTGACCGAGATCGACGAGAGCTGCCTGTCGGTGCAGATGCCGGGTCTGACCCTGCAGCCGATCGTGGAAAATGCGGTCATCCACGCGATCGAGCCGTCGGAGAGCGGAGGTACGATTACGGTGACGATTGCGGCGGAAGGCGACGTCGTCACGGTGGAGATCGCGGACGACGGGCCGGGCATGAGCGAAGACAAAATCCGCGGCATTCTCGAAGAACGCGAAATGCAGCCGGAAGGCCATTCGACAGGGATCGGCTTCGGCAACGTCGTGCGGCGGCTGCGGCTGTTCTACGGGGTGACGGACGTGATCGAGATCCGAAGCGGCGAAGACGGCGGCGTGCGGGTCAAGCTCAAATTACCGAAAATAAGGAGAAGCGACACCTATGACAAGATTGCTGATCGTGGATGA
- a CDS encoding response regulator encodes MTRLLIVDDEQVGREGLQAILQKGFPELEIEQAKNGRLAVELTETFRPDLILMDIKMPGMDGLEATEIIGEKYPEIKIVMVTAYDTFDYARRALKLGVKDYLLKPSKAGEIHKTVGRVLEQIAEENEKRERSRLREDALERVMPVIETDIVTQLLFDHVHEVHSDELVAWLGADGGSETFALSVLVPAGAESAYGAIRDLVRREAAGWVGALYGRQIPVIAFRDRSRSFRVQASDLARGLLDAGSKHSGSSDEWFVGVGSVCASLSQVRQSYREALLATPDPKQPVRYRLYTDKPESGGADSVLDYPDKRWEQHFFEQIRIGDWDGIRTETLDFLRRCESEGADRLQAQQRVLERLWVALRVLAEMGVEIDTPTFSFQAQDYRQLRAETGAILDRINEAYAEHLDRIKPDTVRRIKQYIAERSHEDISLESIGEKFELSPFYISKLFKEQVGVNYIDFLTQCRIDKAKKLMSDPARSLKEITFEVGYHDPNYFSKVFKKTCDLSPTEYRKALLGGGV; translated from the coding sequence ATGACAAGATTGCTGATCGTGGATGACGAGCAGGTCGGGCGGGAAGGACTGCAGGCCATTTTGCAAAAAGGATTCCCGGAACTTGAGATTGAACAGGCGAAAAACGGCAGGCTGGCAGTCGAATTGACAGAGACGTTCCGCCCGGACCTGATTCTGATGGATATCAAAATGCCGGGGATGGACGGGCTGGAAGCGACCGAGATCATCGGCGAAAAATATCCCGAGATCAAGATCGTCATGGTCACCGCGTACGATACGTTCGATTATGCCCGCCGGGCGCTCAAGCTCGGGGTCAAAGATTATCTGCTCAAGCCGAGCAAAGCGGGCGAGATCCACAAAACGGTCGGCCGCGTGCTGGAGCAGATCGCGGAAGAGAACGAGAAGCGCGAGCGAAGCCGGCTGCGCGAAGACGCGCTGGAGCGGGTCATGCCCGTGATCGAGACGGACATCGTGACGCAGCTGCTGTTCGACCACGTGCACGAGGTCCATTCGGACGAGCTGGTGGCGTGGCTCGGCGCGGACGGCGGCAGCGAGACGTTCGCGCTGTCGGTGCTCGTGCCGGCGGGAGCCGAAAGCGCCTACGGCGCGATCCGCGACCTCGTGCGGCGCGAAGCGGCCGGTTGGGTCGGCGCTTTGTACGGCCGGCAGATTCCGGTCATCGCGTTCCGCGACCGCAGCCGGTCGTTCCGGGTGCAGGCGTCGGATCTTGCGCGCGGGCTGCTGGACGCGGGGAGCAAACATTCGGGTTCGAGCGACGAATGGTTCGTCGGCGTCGGCAGCGTCTGCGCTTCGCTGTCGCAGGTGCGGCAGTCTTACCGCGAAGCGCTGCTCGCGACGCCCGATCCGAAGCAGCCGGTGCGCTACCGGCTCTATACGGATAAGCCGGAGAGCGGCGGCGCGGATTCCGTGCTCGATTACCCCGACAAGCGCTGGGAGCAGCATTTCTTCGAGCAGATCCGGATCGGCGACTGGGACGGTATCCGCACGGAGACGCTCGATTTCCTGCGCCGCTGCGAGAGCGAAGGCGCGGACCGGCTGCAGGCGCAGCAGCGCGTGCTGGAGCGGCTGTGGGTCGCGCTGCGGGTACTGGCGGAGATGGGCGTGGAGATCGATACGCCGACGTTTTCGTTCCAGGCGCAGGATTACCGCCAGCTGCGCGCCGAGACCGGCGCGATCCTCGACCGGATCAACGAAGCGTACGCGGAGCATTTGGATCGGATCAAGCCCGATACGGTGCGGCGGATCAAGCAGTACATCGCCGAACGCTCGCACGAAGACATTTCGCTCGAATCGATCGGCGAGAAGTTCGAACTGAGCCCTTTTTATATCAGCAAGCTGTTCAAGGAGCAGGTCGGCGTCAACTATATCGACTTCCTGACCCAATGCCGGATCGACAAAGCGAAGAAGCTTATGAGCGACCCGGCCCGCAGCCTCAAGGAAATCACGTTCGAAGTCGGCTACCACGATCCGAACTATTTCAGCAAAGTGTTCAAAAAAACGTGCGACCTCTCGCCGACCGAATACCGCAAAGCGCTGCTGGGCGGTGGGGTATGA
- a CDS encoding sugar ABC transporter substrate-binding protein, which yields MHKTISLALGSICAVFLFFTMISAIRFVQSAWQPPQPQDSQTDRYRLVLITQDLGTPFWNKVGEGAEAEARRIGANLEVWGTYGEDREDFLKQLEIAIDAKVDGIIVQGMDEDRFDNLTKVKAAFSGIPIITVASDVPMSESMRKTYVGSDAFAAGRMIGERLVNDMGETGRVVLIGDDREEYDQRRRLEGVRGVLERYKDIRVEYVKTSDDEVNVSAATQDVMNRFPDVNAFISIDANLTAAMVQEIGRRSQIAPYHIYSFDDHPTILPLLRQGKLDAIVEQSPGEMGETGVRMMTRWLNGETVPLDVEGYLTDIRLLTTEEAP from the coding sequence TTGCATAAGACGATCAGCCTGGCACTCGGTTCGATCTGTGCCGTGTTTTTATTTTTCACGATGATTTCGGCGATCCGCTTCGTGCAGTCCGCCTGGCAGCCGCCGCAGCCGCAGGATTCGCAGACGGACCGTTACCGGCTCGTGCTTATTACGCAGGATTTGGGGACACCTTTTTGGAACAAGGTCGGTGAAGGAGCGGAAGCCGAAGCGCGGCGGATCGGGGCGAATCTGGAAGTCTGGGGCACGTACGGGGAAGATCGCGAAGATTTTCTCAAGCAGCTTGAGATCGCGATCGACGCCAAAGTGGACGGCATCATCGTGCAGGGCATGGACGAAGACCGGTTCGATAACCTGACGAAGGTCAAAGCGGCTTTTTCCGGGATTCCGATCATTACGGTCGCAAGCGACGTGCCGATGTCCGAAAGCATGCGCAAAACGTACGTCGGTTCCGACGCGTTCGCCGCCGGCCGGATGATCGGGGAACGCCTCGTGAACGATATGGGCGAAACAGGGCGGGTCGTGCTGATCGGCGACGACCGCGAAGAGTACGACCAGCGCCGGCGCCTCGAAGGCGTGCGCGGCGTGCTGGAGCGTTACAAGGACATTCGCGTCGAATACGTCAAGACGTCCGACGACGAAGTGAACGTCTCCGCGGCGACGCAGGACGTGATGAATCGTTTTCCCGATGTAAACGCCTTCATCTCGATCGACGCCAATCTGACCGCCGCTATGGTGCAGGAGATCGGGCGGCGGTCGCAGATCGCTCCGTATCATATTTATTCGTTCGATGACCATCCGACCATTTTGCCGCTGCTGCGCCAGGGCAAGCTGGACGCGATCGTCGAGCAGTCGCCGGGCGAGATGGGCGAGACGGGCGTGCGGATGATGACGCGCTGGCTGAACGGCGAGACGGTTCCGCTGGATGTCGAAGGGTATCTGACCGATATCCGGCTGCTGACGACGGAGGAGGCGCCATGA
- a CDS encoding superoxide dismutase family protein has translation MAKKPLGKKHLAASFVCGAVLFSGLTAGAAGTSVSAVVSNVSFFAFGERQQAPAPTGLSGSKSPAALNYDGTTYVPVRAVGDMLDVPVYWDAANQAISTGSAKTIVKNADGKVHGSVDLTEEKGGVRVKVSLTGLPPGAHGIHVHQMPVKNNDFATALGHFNPTSHEHGHHNPKGAHVGDFEKNLTVAANGKAVQEFFLEGANLRPDSAMSVAGRSIIIHAGPDDQKTDPSGDSGDRIAGGNVPK, from the coding sequence ATGGCAAAAAAACCTCTCGGCAAAAAGCATCTCGCGGCTTCGTTCGTATGCGGCGCCGTCTTGTTCTCGGGCCTGACCGCCGGAGCGGCCGGCACGTCCGTGTCGGCTGTCGTCTCGAACGTCTCGTTCTTCGCGTTCGGCGAACGCCAGCAGGCTCCGGCGCCGACCGGCCTCAGCGGCTCGAAGTCTCCGGCCGCCCTGAACTACGACGGCACGACGTACGTGCCGGTACGCGCGGTCGGCGATATGCTCGACGTGCCCGTCTACTGGGACGCGGCGAACCAGGCGATCTCGACCGGCTCCGCCAAAACGATCGTCAAAAACGCCGACGGCAAAGTCCACGGCAGCGTCGACCTGACGGAAGAAAAAGGCGGCGTCCGCGTCAAAGTCAGCCTGACCGGCCTGCCTCCGGGCGCGCACGGTATCCACGTGCACCAGATGCCGGTCAAAAACAACGATTTCGCGACCGCTCTCGGCCACTTCAACCCGACCAGCCACGAACACGGCCATCATAATCCGAAAGGCGCCCACGTCGGCGACTTCGAGAAAAACCTGACCGTCGCCGCCAACGGCAAAGCCGTGCAGGAATTTTTCCTCGAAGGCGCCAACCTCCGGCCGGACAGCGCCATGTCCGTCGCCGGCCGCTCGATCATCATCCACGCCGGCCCGGACGACCAGAAAACCGATCCGTCCGGCGACTCCGGAGACCGGATCGCGGGCGGAAACGTGCCGAAATAA